The following are encoded together in the Streptomyces sp. NBC_00341 genome:
- a CDS encoding DUF2771 domain-containing protein, with protein sequence MTVAFFSGKGRRIGVALGAVSAGLLVLSACDKPTPLATVTVGDNSVHTEASCYNDGKALKQGDIKGCLNKKADKTVKVAMDDKVHFGVDPSVSDNGWTLFINGQQAEQEPFKKTYRSIPGSAFFASQTGEATADKTQVSIVETKGKELLGIWHFELKKTS encoded by the coding sequence ATGACCGTTGCGTTCTTCTCCGGTAAGGGCCGTCGAATCGGCGTCGCTCTTGGTGCCGTGTCCGCGGGACTCCTTGTCCTCTCCGCCTGCGACAAGCCGACGCCACTCGCCACCGTGACGGTCGGCGACAACTCGGTGCACACCGAGGCGTCCTGCTACAACGACGGCAAGGCCCTCAAGCAGGGCGATATCAAGGGCTGCCTCAACAAGAAGGCCGACAAGACCGTCAAGGTCGCCATGGACGACAAGGTCCACTTCGGTGTCGACCCGTCCGTCTCGGACAACGGCTGGACGCTCTTCATCAACGGCCAGCAGGCCGAGCAGGAGCCGTTCAAGAAGACCTACCGGTCCATCCCGGGCAGCGCCTTCTTCGCCAGCCAGACCGGCGAGGCCACCGCGGACAAGACGCAGGTCAGCATCGTGGAGACCAAGGGCAAGGAGCTGCTGGGCATCTGGCACTTCGAGCTCAAGAAGACCAGCTGA
- a CDS encoding MFS transporter translates to MASARSHDGPGPLRRTGRTLGHALRSPFTGTARGIRKATHAHGAGESGLGKLIELHAVNGAGDVMITVALASTVFFSVPTDQARGRVALYLAVTMAPFIVLAPVIGPLLDRLPHGRRAAMAGSMLARALLALTMSGAVATGGLELYPAALGVLVCSKAYGVVRSAVVPRLLPPRFSLVKANSRVTLAGLLATGAAAPIGAGLQTIGPPWPLYGASAIFVGGAILAFTLPPKVDSAKGERKARLVHPHDEGTVRPDPLHKEPPRKEPLRKDATPGTGRKRRFGSRNGEKRPGLRSVGPAVLHGLQANAAHRALSGFLIFFLAFLLREQPLSGQSAAISLGIVGVAAGTGNALGTAVGSWLRARGPEIIIASVLGLALGVAVLAAAFFSTVMVAALAAMAGFTQALSKLSLDAMIQRDVPEEVRTSAFARSETLLQMAWVVGGAIGISLPLNGVLGMAVAAGILALGAAASVRGLLGAARRGSPHPRVA, encoded by the coding sequence GTGGCTTCTGCCAGGTCGCACGACGGACCCGGCCCGCTCCGCAGGACGGGCCGGACGCTCGGTCATGCCCTGCGCTCCCCGTTCACCGGGACCGCCCGCGGCATCCGGAAGGCGACGCACGCCCACGGGGCGGGGGAATCCGGTCTCGGCAAGCTGATCGAGCTGCACGCGGTGAACGGCGCGGGTGACGTGATGATCACCGTCGCACTGGCGTCCACGGTGTTCTTCTCCGTACCGACTGACCAGGCCCGCGGCCGGGTCGCGCTGTACCTCGCCGTCACCATGGCGCCGTTCATCGTCCTCGCCCCGGTCATCGGCCCGCTCCTGGACCGTCTGCCGCACGGCCGCCGCGCGGCGATGGCGGGCTCCATGCTGGCCCGTGCGCTGCTGGCGCTCACCATGTCGGGCGCGGTCGCCACCGGCGGCCTGGAGCTGTATCCGGCCGCCCTGGGCGTCCTGGTCTGCTCGAAGGCGTACGGAGTCGTGCGCAGCGCCGTCGTGCCGCGCCTGCTGCCACCCCGCTTCTCGCTGGTGAAGGCGAACTCACGGGTGACCCTCGCCGGTCTCCTCGCGACGGGTGCGGCCGCTCCCATCGGGGCGGGGCTCCAGACGATCGGCCCGCCGTGGCCGCTCTACGGCGCGTCCGCGATCTTCGTCGGCGGCGCGATCCTCGCCTTCACCCTGCCGCCCAAGGTGGACTCGGCGAAGGGCGAACGCAAGGCGCGCCTGGTGCACCCGCACGACGAGGGCACCGTCCGGCCGGACCCACTCCACAAGGAGCCGCCCCGCAAGGAGCCACTCCGTAAGGACGCCACGCCCGGGACCGGGAGGAAAAGGAGGTTCGGGTCGAGGAACGGCGAGAAGCGGCCGGGGCTGCGTTCGGTCGGCCCGGCCGTCCTGCACGGGCTCCAGGCCAACGCCGCGCACCGCGCGCTCTCCGGCTTCCTGATCTTCTTCCTGGCGTTCCTGCTGCGCGAGCAGCCGCTCTCCGGGCAGAGCGCCGCGATCTCGCTCGGCATCGTCGGCGTGGCGGCCGGGACGGGCAACGCGCTGGGCACGGCGGTCGGCTCCTGGCTCAGGGCCCGCGGCCCGGAGATCATCATCGCCTCCGTGCTGGGCCTGGCGCTGGGCGTCGCCGTACTGGCCGCGGCCTTCTTCAGCACGGTCATGGTCGCCGCGCTCGCGGCCATGGCGGGCTTCACCCAGGCCCTGTCGAAGCTGTCGCTGGACGCGATGATCCAGCGCGACGTGCCGGAGGAGGTGCGCACCTCGGCCTTCGCCCGCTCCGAGACGCTGCTCCAGATGGCGTGGGTGGTGGGCGGCGCGATCGGGATCTCGCTGCCCCTCAACGGCGTACTGGGCATGGCGGTCGCCGCGGGCATCCTCGCGCTCGGTGCGGCGGCCTCCGTACGGGGGCTGCTGGGAGCCGCGCGGCGCGGCTCGCCGCACCCCCGCGTGGCATGA
- a CDS encoding DUF3027 domain-containing protein, which produces MSAATTRSRTARTPVPDRLCAEAVDLARAAAEEAAAPGVVGEHVAVVPEGDRVVTHYFECKDPAYRGWRWAVTVARASRAKNVTLDETVLLPGDEALLAPEWVPWSERLRPGDMGPGDLLPTEADDLRLEPGYTGDDEPPPNSPVSGELAELVESEDAELTTRPGTPRRGSIASVADELGMRRARVLSRYGLYAAADRWDEGFGAKTPMAQAAPATCVSCAFLVPLAGSLKQAFGVCANEFGPADGHVVSLSYGCGGHSEAAVMPKPPKPAPHALDTMQVDEYPLRPARDSGSVPAEPDEPSEDLGHS; this is translated from the coding sequence GTGAGTGCTGCGACGACGAGAAGCCGTACGGCCCGTACCCCTGTTCCCGACCGTTTGTGCGCCGAGGCCGTAGACCTCGCCCGCGCGGCGGCCGAGGAGGCAGCCGCGCCAGGGGTCGTGGGTGAGCATGTGGCCGTGGTCCCCGAGGGGGACCGGGTCGTCACGCACTACTTCGAGTGCAAGGACCCTGCCTACCGGGGCTGGCGCTGGGCGGTGACGGTCGCCAGGGCCTCCCGGGCGAAGAACGTCACGCTGGACGAAACGGTGCTGCTGCCGGGCGACGAGGCGCTGCTCGCGCCGGAGTGGGTGCCGTGGAGCGAGCGGCTGCGGCCGGGCGACATGGGGCCGGGCGACCTGCTGCCCACCGAGGCGGACGATCTCCGGCTGGAGCCCGGTTACACCGGTGACGACGAGCCGCCGCCCAACTCCCCGGTCTCCGGTGAGCTGGCCGAGCTCGTCGAGTCGGAGGACGCGGAGCTGACGACGCGCCCGGGGACCCCGCGGCGGGGTTCGATCGCGTCCGTGGCGGACGAGCTCGGGATGCGGCGTGCGCGGGTGCTGTCGCGGTACGGGCTGTACGCGGCGGCCGACCGCTGGGACGAGGGGTTCGGCGCGAAGACGCCGATGGCCCAGGCGGCTCCGGCCACCTGTGTGTCCTGCGCCTTCCTGGTGCCGCTGGCGGGTTCGCTGAAGCAGGCCTTCGGGGTGTGCGCGAACGAGTTCGGTCCGGCGGACGGGCATGTGGTGTCCCTGTCGTACGGCTGCGGTGGGCATTCGGAGGCCGCGGTGATGCCGAAGCCGCCGAAGCCGGCGCCGCACGCGCTGGACACGATGCAGGTGGACGAGTATCCGCTGCGTCCGGCGCGGGATTCCGGCTCCGTGCCGGCGGAACCGGACGAGCCGTCGGAGGACCTCGGCCACTCGTAG
- a CDS encoding sacsin N-terminal ATP-binding-like domain-containing protein, protein MNATEGADPFGTARLRRRVLDAWGAGPARFREDANAEEDLALGGYRDRLVVELAQNAADAAARAQAPGRLRLTLHPATATAPAVLAAANTGAPLDATGVESLSTLRASAKREGHEGAVGRFGVGFAAVLAVSDEPAVIGRHGGVRWSLAEARDLARDAAVGSPGLGDELRRRDGHVPLLRLPLPAEGTAPDGYDTVVVLPLRDGVAEDLVGRLLAAVDDALLLTLSGLDEIVIETPDAVRTLSRSQQGPYVNVDDSAHGTNRWRTVARHGPVEPALLVGRPLEERLRPHWSVTWAVPVDAEGAPVRPRTAPVVHAPTPTDEPLGVPALLIASLPLDTTRRHPAPGPLTDFLVQRAADAYAELLADWQPVSTATIALVPGPLGKGELDGALRAAILERLPRVAFLEPAAPRDPAAEPDRWDSWDAGTEEGRKATTALRPLEAEVLEGVGAGTVAVLAEVLPCLLPAGLERRVELRTLGVARVPLTEAIDRLAGLERDPVWWRRLYDSLSGIDPDRLSGLPVPLAGTESRGGDPDAPAVPRTTIGPRQILLPLPDALTGPVLDRLARLGLKVAHPDAAHPLLEKLGALPATPRAVLTTPQVRAAVAGSLDAGEIWDEDALDGEELVDTVLTLVRDADLVPGDEPWLGALALPDEDGEPAPAGELVLPGSPFATVMREGELALCDEELAERWGEQPLTACGVLATFALVRATDVVLDPDELEPRDGDFAESDDAGLLDAVDVWCEDILDQLPDTVVPPVATELVAVRDLDLVDDDAWPQALAMLARPPLRDALTQPVRVLLPDGTTQSVRPYTAWWLRDHPVLDGRRPAGLRADGGDPRLAGLYDPADATGFDDAQVLRALGVRTSVAALLDEPGGAAELLGRLADADRQVGPVQLHSLYTALAELDPEQVTLPDELRAVVDGEVRVVDAADAVIADAPDLLPLTGGLPLLPVAPANAAELAELFQVRRLGESVEAEVTSEGEEHRVPESVRVLLGPGTPDTYVEHGELRAGGVELDWRRTPDGTVHAATLEGVAAGLAWAAGQWPRRFEVAALLEDPSRTAELARDRWFD, encoded by the coding sequence ATGAATGCGACCGAGGGGGCCGACCCGTTCGGCACCGCACGGCTGCGGCGCCGCGTGCTCGACGCCTGGGGCGCCGGCCCCGCCCGCTTCCGGGAGGACGCCAACGCCGAGGAGGACCTCGCGCTCGGCGGCTACCGCGACCGCCTCGTCGTCGAGCTCGCCCAGAACGCCGCCGACGCCGCCGCCCGCGCCCAGGCCCCCGGCCGGCTCCGGCTCACCCTGCACCCGGCGACCGCGACCGCCCCGGCGGTCCTCGCCGCCGCGAACACCGGCGCGCCGCTGGACGCTACCGGGGTGGAGTCGCTGTCCACGCTGCGGGCGTCCGCCAAGCGCGAGGGCCACGAGGGGGCCGTCGGCAGGTTCGGCGTCGGGTTCGCCGCCGTGCTCGCGGTGAGCGACGAGCCCGCCGTCATCGGCCGGCACGGCGGCGTGCGCTGGTCCCTGGCCGAGGCCCGTGACCTCGCCCGGGACGCCGCCGTCGGCAGCCCCGGGCTGGGCGACGAGTTGCGCCGCCGCGACGGACACGTACCGCTGCTCCGGCTCCCGCTGCCCGCGGAGGGCACCGCGCCGGACGGCTACGACACCGTCGTCGTGCTGCCGCTGCGCGACGGCGTCGCGGAGGACCTGGTGGGCCGGCTGCTCGCCGCCGTGGACGACGCGCTGCTGCTCACACTGAGCGGACTCGACGAGATCGTCATCGAAACCCCGGACGCCGTAAGGACGTTGAGCCGCTCCCAGCAGGGCCCGTACGTCAACGTCGACGACTCGGCGCACGGTACGAACCGCTGGCGCACCGTCGCCCGGCACGGCCCCGTGGAGCCCGCCCTGCTCGTCGGCCGCCCGCTGGAGGAACGGCTGCGCCCGCACTGGTCGGTGACCTGGGCCGTCCCGGTGGACGCGGAGGGCGCCCCGGTGCGCCCCCGTACCGCACCCGTCGTGCACGCGCCGACGCCCACCGACGAACCGCTCGGCGTCCCCGCGCTGCTCATCGCGTCGCTGCCGCTCGACACCACCCGCCGCCACCCCGCGCCGGGCCCGCTCACCGACTTCCTGGTGCAGCGCGCGGCCGACGCGTACGCCGAACTGCTCGCCGACTGGCAGCCGGTCTCCACCGCCACCATCGCGCTCGTGCCCGGACCGCTCGGCAAGGGCGAGCTGGACGGTGCGCTGCGCGCCGCGATCCTGGAGCGGCTGCCGCGCGTCGCGTTCCTGGAGCCCGCCGCGCCGCGCGACCCGGCGGCCGAGCCCGACCGCTGGGACAGCTGGGACGCCGGGACCGAGGAGGGCCGAAAGGCCACCACCGCGCTGCGGCCGCTGGAGGCCGAGGTGCTGGAGGGGGTCGGCGCCGGGACCGTCGCGGTGCTGGCGGAGGTGCTGCCCTGCCTGCTGCCCGCCGGTCTGGAGCGCCGCGTCGAGCTGCGCACGCTCGGCGTCGCCCGGGTGCCGCTGACCGAGGCCATCGACCGGCTCGCCGGTCTGGAGCGCGACCCGGTCTGGTGGCGGCGGCTCTACGACAGCCTGTCCGGCATCGACCCGGACCGGCTCTCCGGGCTGCCGGTGCCGCTCGCCGGTACGGAATCCCGGGGCGGGGACCCCGACGCCCCGGCCGTCCCCCGCACCACCATCGGCCCCCGGCAGATCCTGCTGCCGCTCCCGGACGCGCTGACCGGGCCGGTCCTGGACCGGCTCGCCCGGCTCGGGCTGAAGGTCGCCCACCCGGACGCCGCGCATCCGCTGCTGGAGAAGCTGGGCGCCCTGCCCGCCACCCCGCGCGCCGTGCTGACGACCCCGCAGGTGCGGGCCGCCGTCGCCGGTTCGCTGGACGCGGGCGAGATCTGGGACGAGGACGCGCTGGACGGCGAAGAGCTGGTGGACACCGTCCTCACGCTCGTCCGGGACGCGGACCTGGTGCCCGGCGACGAGCCCTGGCTCGGCGCGCTGGCCCTGCCCGACGAGGACGGCGAGCCCGCCCCCGCCGGTGAACTCGTGCTGCCCGGAAGCCCGTTCGCCACCGTCATGCGCGAGGGCGAACTCGCCCTGTGCGACGAGGAGCTGGCAGAGCGCTGGGGCGAGCAGCCGCTCACCGCCTGCGGGGTGCTGGCCACGTTCGCACTGGTGCGGGCCACCGATGTGGTGCTGGACCCGGACGAACTGGAGCCCCGCGACGGCGACTTCGCGGAGTCCGACGACGCCGGGCTGCTCGACGCCGTGGACGTCTGGTGCGAGGACATCCTCGACCAGCTCCCGGACACCGTGGTGCCGCCCGTCGCCACCGAGCTCGTCGCCGTCCGCGACCTCGACCTGGTCGACGACGACGCCTGGCCCCAGGCGCTCGCGATGCTGGCCCGCCCCCCGCTGCGCGACGCCCTGACCCAGCCGGTGCGGGTGCTCCTGCCGGACGGCACCACGCAGTCCGTGCGCCCGTACACCGCCTGGTGGCTGCGGGACCATCCGGTGCTGGACGGCCGCCGCCCGGCGGGCCTGCGCGCCGACGGGGGCGATCCCCGGCTGGCGGGCCTGTACGACCCCGCCGACGCCACCGGCTTCGACGACGCCCAGGTGCTGCGCGCCCTCGGGGTGCGGACCTCGGTCGCCGCCCTGCTGGACGAGCCCGGCGGTGCGGCCGAACTCCTGGGCCGGCTCGCGGACGCGGACCGCCAGGTCGGGCCCGTACAACTGCACTCCCTGTACACCGCCCTGGCCGAGCTGGACCCGGAGCAGGTCACGCTGCCGGACGAGCTCCGGGCCGTGGTCGACGGCGAGGTGCGGGTGGTCGACGCGGCGGACGCGGTGATCGCGGACGCCCCCGATCTGCTCCCGCTGACCGGGGGGCTGCCGCTGCTGCCGGTCGCCCCGGCGAACGCGGCGGAGCTGGCCGAGCTGTTCCAGGTGCGGCGGCTCGGCGAGAGCGTCGAGGCGGAGGTGACGTCCGAGGGCGAGGAGCACCGGGTCCCGGAGTCGGTGCGTGTCCTGCTGGGCCCCGGCACCCCGGACACGTACGTCGAGCACGGCGAACTGCGCGCGGGCGGCGTCGAGCTGGACTGGCGCCGCACCCCGGACGGCACCGTGCACGCCGCCACCCTGGAGGGCGTCGCGGCGGGCCTGGCCTGGGCGGCGGGCCAGTGGCCGCGCCGCTTCGAGGTCGCGGCGCTGCTGGAGGACCCGTCCCGCACCGCGGAACTGGCCCGGGACCGCTGGTTCGACTGA
- a CDS encoding calcium-binding protein, protein MRMRTSATVAVGALALLALAVPAAQANGHYGDTAITKVTVNGGKNVVVGTSAVKKFTVAVTGKDNSGIKGMEIELVGPGFGYLTPDSTKCSGSTCTATFTVAPKVDLPYSNDVAGTWYVDAWVDAKDGDYNWKEKAGTFKFQRAATQTVDAAPEPVKKGKTITVTGKLARANWDDFKYHGYTSQSVKLQFLKKGSKTWGTVKTVKTNSTGTLKTTVKASVDGYWRYSFAGTTSTPAVNSTGDFVDVK, encoded by the coding sequence ATGCGTATGCGTACCTCTGCGACCGTCGCCGTCGGTGCTCTGGCCCTGCTGGCCCTCGCCGTACCGGCCGCCCAGGCCAACGGCCACTACGGCGACACCGCCATCACCAAGGTGACGGTCAACGGTGGCAAGAACGTGGTGGTCGGCACCAGCGCCGTCAAGAAGTTCACCGTCGCGGTGACCGGCAAGGACAACTCCGGCATCAAGGGGATGGAAATAGAGCTGGTGGGCCCCGGGTTCGGCTACCTGACGCCGGACAGCACCAAGTGCTCCGGGAGCACCTGCACCGCCACGTTCACCGTCGCTCCCAAGGTCGACCTGCCGTACTCCAACGACGTAGCCGGTACCTGGTACGTCGACGCGTGGGTGGACGCCAAGGACGGCGACTACAACTGGAAGGAAAAGGCCGGCACCTTCAAGTTCCAGCGGGCGGCCACGCAGACCGTCGACGCCGCCCCCGAGCCGGTGAAGAAGGGGAAGACCATCACGGTCACCGGCAAGCTGGCGCGGGCCAACTGGGACGACTTCAAGTACCACGGCTACACCAGCCAGTCGGTCAAGCTGCAGTTCCTCAAGAAGGGCAGCAAGACCTGGGGCACGGTGAAGACCGTCAAGACGAACAGCACCGGCACCCTGAAGACCACGGTGAAGGCCTCGGTCGACGGTTACTGGCGCTACAGCTTCGCGGGTACGACCTCCACTCCGGCCGTCAACTCCACGGGTGACTTCGTCGACGTGAAGTAG
- a CDS encoding cation-translocating P-type ATPase gives MTQRAVGPSGDEPNRSSVPSGTDRPVMIDAGSELDPVHPVGLPAPGGGRGLTAAEVAERIARGEVNDVPVRSSRSVREIVRANVFTRFNLIIGVLWVIMLFVAPIQDSLFGFVIIANTGIGIVQEWRAKKTLDSLAVIGEAKPTVRRDGVAAEISTSEIVLGDLVELGPGDKVVVDGTVAEADSLEIDESLLTGEADPVLKRAGDPVMSGSFVVAGGGAFAATKVGREAYAAQLAEEASRFTLVQSELRSGISTILKYVTWMMIPTAIGLILSQLVVKDHNFKDSIARTVGGIVPMIPEGLVLLTSVAFAIGVVRLGRKQCLVQELPAIEGLARVDVVCLDKTGTLTEGGMDVTEVRALNGTDEPYLRRVLAAFGASDPRPNASLQAIIDAYPVPDGEGWRVTQALPFSSARKYSGAAFEEAQGQPSGWLLGAPDVLLPEDDPALGEIEQLNQQGLRVLLLARVDGPLDDPATATGADPSALIVLEQRLRPDARETLAYFAEQRVATKVISGDNAVSVGAVAAKLGLPGAEHTMDARKLPTDPDAMATAMEENTVFGRVTPQQKREMVAALQSRGHTVAMTGDGVNDVLALKDADIGVSMGSGSEATRAVAQIVLLNNSFATLPSVVAEGRRVIGNITRVATLFLTKTVYSVLLAVLVVCFQVEYPFLPRHLTLLSTLTIGIPAFFLALAPNKERAHPHFVRRVMRYAVPSGTIAAAATFATYLIARHVYTGPGSLDAETSAATLTLFLVSMWVLAIIARPYTWWRICLVAAMGAAFLIVLVVPWLQDFFALKLVGAQMPWTAVGIAVIASAALEYAWRLVSRHFPV, from the coding sequence ATGACTCAGCGGGCAGTCGGCCCCTCCGGGGATGAGCCGAACAGATCCTCCGTGCCTTCCGGCACCGACCGGCCGGTGATGATCGACGCCGGCAGCGAGCTCGACCCGGTACACCCGGTCGGGCTCCCGGCGCCCGGCGGCGGGCGCGGGCTGACCGCGGCAGAGGTCGCGGAGCGGATCGCCCGGGGCGAGGTCAACGACGTCCCGGTCCGCTCGTCCCGGTCCGTTCGCGAGATCGTCCGCGCCAACGTCTTCACCCGGTTCAACCTGATCATCGGCGTGCTCTGGGTGATCATGCTGTTCGTCGCGCCGATCCAGGACAGCCTCTTCGGCTTCGTGATCATCGCCAACACCGGCATCGGCATCGTGCAGGAGTGGCGGGCCAAGAAGACCCTGGACAGCCTCGCGGTCATCGGTGAGGCCAAACCCACCGTGCGGCGGGACGGGGTCGCCGCCGAGATCTCCACGTCCGAGATCGTCCTGGGCGACCTCGTCGAGCTCGGCCCCGGCGACAAGGTCGTGGTGGACGGCACGGTCGCGGAGGCCGACAGCCTGGAGATCGACGAATCCCTGCTCACCGGCGAGGCGGACCCGGTCCTCAAGCGCGCCGGCGATCCGGTGATGTCCGGCAGCTTCGTCGTCGCGGGCGGCGGCGCCTTCGCCGCGACCAAGGTCGGCCGCGAGGCCTACGCCGCACAGCTCGCGGAGGAGGCCTCCCGCTTCACGCTCGTCCAGTCCGAGCTGCGCAGCGGCATCTCGACCATCCTCAAGTACGTCACCTGGATGATGATCCCGACCGCGATCGGGCTGATCCTCAGCCAGCTCGTCGTGAAGGACCACAACTTCAAGGACTCCATCGCCAGGACCGTCGGCGGCATCGTCCCGATGATCCCGGAGGGACTGGTCCTGCTCACCTCGGTCGCCTTCGCGATCGGCGTCGTCCGGCTGGGCCGCAAGCAGTGCCTGGTCCAGGAACTCCCCGCCATCGAGGGCCTGGCCCGGGTCGACGTCGTCTGCCTGGACAAGACCGGCACCCTCACGGAGGGCGGTATGGACGTCACCGAGGTCCGCGCGCTGAACGGCACCGACGAGCCCTACCTGCGCCGCGTACTGGCCGCCTTCGGCGCCTCGGACCCGCGGCCCAACGCCAGCCTCCAGGCGATCATCGACGCCTACCCGGTCCCGGACGGCGAGGGCTGGCGCGTCACCCAGGCGCTGCCGTTCTCCTCGGCCCGCAAGTACAGCGGCGCCGCCTTCGAGGAGGCGCAGGGGCAGCCCTCCGGCTGGCTCCTCGGCGCCCCCGACGTGCTGTTGCCCGAGGACGACCCGGCGCTCGGCGAGATCGAACAGCTCAACCAGCAGGGCCTGCGCGTCCTGCTGCTGGCCCGGGTGGACGGGCCGCTCGACGACCCGGCGACCGCGACCGGGGCGGACCCGAGCGCCCTGATCGTCCTGGAGCAGCGGCTGCGGCCCGACGCCCGGGAGACGCTCGCCTACTTCGCAGAGCAGCGGGTCGCCACCAAGGTGATCTCCGGCGACAACGCCGTCTCGGTCGGCGCCGTCGCCGCGAAGCTCGGGCTGCCGGGCGCAGAGCACACCATGGACGCGCGCAAGCTGCCCACAGACCCGGACGCGATGGCCACCGCCATGGAGGAGAACACGGTCTTCGGCCGCGTCACCCCGCAGCAGAAGCGGGAGATGGTCGCCGCCCTCCAGTCCCGCGGCCACACCGTCGCGATGACGGGCGACGGCGTCAACGACGTGCTGGCCCTCAAGGACGCCGACATCGGCGTCTCGATGGGCTCCGGCTCGGAGGCCACCCGCGCGGTCGCCCAGATCGTGCTGCTCAACAACAGCTTCGCGACGCTGCCGTCCGTCGTGGCCGAGGGCCGCCGGGTCATCGGCAACATCACCCGGGTCGCCACCCTGTTCCTGACGAAGACCGTCTACTCGGTGCTGCTGGCCGTCCTGGTGGTCTGCTTCCAGGTCGAGTACCCGTTCCTGCCCCGGCACCTGACCCTGCTGTCGACGCTGACGATCGGCATCCCGGCGTTCTTCCTCGCCCTGGCCCCCAACAAGGAACGCGCGCACCCCCACTTCGTGCGACGCGTCATGCGGTACGCGGTCCCGTCCGGCACCATCGCGGCCGCGGCCACCTTCGCCACGTACCTGATCGCCCGGCACGTCTACACCGGCCCCGGCTCGCTGGACGCGGAGACCAGCGCGGCCACCCTCACGCTGTTCCTGGTCTCGATGTGGGTCCTGGCGATCATCGCCCGCCCCTACACCTGGTGGCGGATCTGCCTGGTCGCGGCGATGGGGGCGGCGTTCCTGATCGTGCTCGTGGTGCCCTGGCTCCAGGACTTCTTCGCGCTGAAGCTGGTCGGCGCGCAGATGCCGTGGACGGCGGTGGGGATCGCCGTGATCGCCTCCGCCGCCCTGGAGTACGCCTGGCGCCTGGTGAGCCGCCACTTCCCGGTGTAG
- a CDS encoding DUF2530 domain-containing protein produces MAKWTPTHEAPEPLEGPVVATITGGTILWFVLFLVQLPFYGWFDDHGHLWWVWTCLAGGALGLIGIWYVRGRDAALKRAAAAETAGQGPASG; encoded by the coding sequence ATGGCGAAGTGGACACCGACACACGAGGCACCCGAGCCCCTGGAGGGGCCCGTCGTCGCCACCATCACGGGCGGCACGATCCTCTGGTTCGTCCTCTTCCTCGTCCAGCTCCCGTTCTACGGCTGGTTCGACGACCACGGGCACCTGTGGTGGGTGTGGACGTGCCTGGCCGGCGGCGCCCTCGGCCTGATCGGCATCTGGTACGTACGGGGCCGCGACGCCGCGCTCAAGCGGGCCGCCGCGGCCGAGACTGCTGGTCAGGGGCCTGCCTCCGGCTGA